A stretch of the Campylobacter concisus genome encodes the following:
- the purE gene encoding 5-(carboxyamino)imidazole ribonucleotide mutase, producing MKFVSIIMGSKSDYEIVSEVAKTLEKFGVKYELIISSAHRSPKRTSKYVANAEKKGAKVFIAAAGMAAHLAGAIAANTTKPVIGIPMAGSALSGVDALYSTVQMPSGMPVATLAIGKAGAINAAYLAVQILALEDDSLASALKADREAKIKALEEDSSKVEVIL from the coding sequence ATGAAATTTGTTTCTATTATAATGGGAAGTAAAAGTGACTATGAGATAGTTAGCGAGGTGGCAAAAACTCTTGAAAAATTTGGCGTAAAATATGAACTGATAATCAGCTCAGCTCACAGAAGCCCAAAAAGAACGAGCAAGTACGTCGCAAATGCTGAGAAAAAGGGTGCAAAAGTCTTTATTGCAGCTGCTGGTATGGCGGCTCACCTAGCTGGTGCGATTGCTGCAAATACAACAAAACCAGTGATCGGCATACCAATGGCAGGTTCGGCCCTTAGCGGTGTTGACGCACTTTACTCAACTGTGCAAATGCCAAGTGGCATGCCAGTGGCAACTCTAGCTATCGGCAAGGCCGGTGCCATAAATGCGGCCTATTTGGCAGTGCAAATTTTAGCGCTTGAAGATGATAGTCTGGCAAGTGCTCTAAAAGCTGACAGAGAGGCAAAGATAAAGGCTTTAGAGGAAGACTCTTCAAAGGTTGAAGTGATACTGTAA
- the ccoS gene encoding cbb3-type cytochrome oxidase assembly protein CcoS, with translation MDSATLAMLVFISVLMGAFLLFGVLWGIKNKQFEDYRKFLDGANLDDEDALNEAYELELRKKEALKKRAGSNKDKI, from the coding sequence ATGGATAGCGCGACACTTGCGATGCTAGTTTTTATCTCGGTTTTAATGGGGGCATTTTTGCTTTTTGGCGTGCTTTGGGGGATAAAAAATAAACAATTTGAGGACTACCGAAAATTTTTAGACGGAGCAAACTTGGACGATGAAGATGCACTAAATGAAGCTTATGAGTTAGAGCTTCGCAAAAAAGAAGCTCTCAAAAAAAGAGCAGGGTCTAATAAAGATAAAATTTAG
- a CDS encoding histidinol-phosphatase, protein MTVDLHNHTPLCKHAVGEPREYVQNAIKAGTKYFGFSDHAPMNYDEAYRMSFDEMQGYEDEILHLRDEFSGEIEILLGYEMDFLDGFMDERVFARKVDYLIGSVHFFNGWAFDNPEFIGGYEGKDLDQIWQEYFDHVERSAKLGKFDIMGHIDLLKLFKFLPKKDVRILAKNAVNAIKEANLVVEINAAGFRKPIGEQYPSVNLLELIAEKDITITFGSDAHTKEDIGKNGEICEQIARDLGYSKCAIFKNRDRELVKF, encoded by the coding sequence ATGACCGTCGATCTTCACAACCACACGCCACTTTGCAAGCACGCAGTTGGAGAGCCAAGAGAGTATGTACAAAACGCAATAAAAGCTGGCACAAAATATTTTGGCTTTAGCGATCACGCACCGATGAACTACGATGAAGCTTATAGAATGAGCTTTGATGAAATGCAAGGATATGAAGATGAAATTTTACATTTAAGAGATGAATTTAGCGGTGAGATAGAAATTTTGCTTGGCTACGAGATGGATTTTTTAGATGGATTTATGGATGAGCGAGTTTTTGCTAGAAAGGTTGATTATCTAATAGGCTCTGTGCATTTTTTTAATGGCTGGGCATTTGACAATCCAGAATTTATCGGTGGCTACGAGGGCAAAGACTTGGATCAAATTTGGCAAGAGTATTTTGATCATGTAGAAAGATCGGCTAAGCTTGGCAAATTTGACATTATGGGGCACATCGATCTTTTAAAACTTTTTAAATTTTTGCCAAAAAAGGATGTTAGGATTTTGGCTAAAAATGCAGTAAATGCGATAAAAGAAGCAAATTTAGTTGTTGAGATAAATGCTGCTGGCTTTAGAAAGCCTATCGGCGAGCAATATCCAAGCGTAAATTTACTAGAGCTTATAGCCGAAAAAGATATAACCATCACCTTTGGCTCAGACGCTCACACAAAAGAGGATATCGGTAAAAATGGTGAAATTTGCGAGCAAATAGCTAGAGATTTAGGTTATTCAAAATGTGCAATATTTAAAAATAGAGATAGAGAATTAGTAAAATTTTAG
- the glnA gene encoding type I glutamate--ammonia ligase gives MGKFVQNIDHFFDFCKENEVKFVDFRFTDLGGAWHSISYNIKAVTKENFINGIPMDASSMHGWQPIDKSDMIMKPEATTAFLDPFTSDITVVVFCDIYDIYKGQIYEKCPRSIAKRAMQYVKDSGLGDEAYFGPENEFFVFDNVKIIDSPNCAMYQVDSEEGEWNDATDFKDSYNTGHRPRRKGGYLMTQPIDSMVDLRAEMMQVLEQVGLEVFLGHHEVAQGQGEIGVKFGNLVEAADNVQIYKYVVRMVAHLNGKTVTFMPKPLYGDNGSGMHVHQSVWKDGKNLFYKEGNYANLSDFARYYIGGVLKHARSVAAFTNPSTNSYKRLIPGFEAPSILTYSSQNRSASIRIPYGSGEKSVRAEMRFPDSTANPYLAFSAMLMAGLDGVKHKYEPVGPMDENLFKLHLDEIRERGIEQLPHTLRGSLEALIRDNEYLKPIMTDLFIDTYQHFKFETQVWPYEARPTAYEFKTCFSC, from the coding sequence GTGGGAAAATTCGTCCAAAATATAGATCATTTTTTTGATTTTTGTAAAGAAAATGAAGTCAAATTTGTAGATTTTAGATTTACTGATTTAGGTGGTGCTTGGCATAGCATTAGCTACAACATAAAAGCTGTTACGAAAGAAAATTTTATAAATGGTATCCCGATGGATGCTAGCTCTATGCATGGCTGGCAACCAATCGATAAGAGCGACATGATAATGAAGCCAGAAGCCACAACTGCATTTTTAGACCCATTTACTTCTGATATCACAGTCGTTGTTTTTTGCGATATCTACGACATCTATAAAGGCCAAATTTATGAAAAATGCCCTCGCTCAATAGCTAAAAGAGCAATGCAATATGTAAAAGATAGCGGTCTTGGTGATGAGGCATACTTTGGCCCTGAGAATGAATTTTTTGTCTTTGATAACGTCAAAATCATCGATAGTCCAAACTGTGCGATGTATCAAGTAGATAGCGAAGAAGGCGAGTGGAACGATGCTACTGACTTCAAAGATAGCTACAACACAGGTCATCGCCCACGCAGAAAAGGCGGCTACTTAATGACTCAGCCAATCGACAGCATGGTAGATCTAAGAGCCGAGATGATGCAAGTTCTAGAGCAAGTTGGCCTTGAAGTATTTTTGGGTCACCACGAAGTTGCTCAAGGACAAGGTGAGATCGGCGTGAAATTTGGCAATCTAGTCGAAGCCGCCGATAATGTTCAAATTTATAAATATGTCGTTCGTATGGTCGCTCACCTAAATGGCAAGACAGTTACATTTATGCCAAAACCACTTTATGGCGACAACGGAAGCGGCATGCACGTGCATCAATCAGTCTGGAAAGATGGTAAAAATTTATTCTATAAAGAGGGCAACTACGCAAATTTAAGTGATTTCGCAAGATACTATATTGGTGGTGTTTTAAAACACGCAAGAAGCGTTGCAGCCTTTACTAACCCAAGCACAAATAGCTACAAACGCCTAATCCCTGGCTTTGAAGCACCATCTATCCTAACATACTCTAGTCAAAACCGCTCAGCAAGTATCCGCATACCTTATGGCTCAGGTGAAAAGTCAGTTAGGGCTGAGATGAGATTTCCAGATAGCACAGCAAACCCTTACCTAGCCTTTTCAGCGATGCTAATGGCAGGACTTGACGGCGTTAAGCACAAATATGAGCCAGTTGGTCCTATGGATGAAAATTTATTTAAACTTCACCTAGATGAGATCAGAGAGCGTGGCATAGAGCAGCTTCCACACACACTTCGTGGTAGCCTTGAAGCGCTAATTCGCGATAATGAATACTTAAAACCAATAATGACCGATCTTTTCATAGATACCTATCAACACTTTAAATTTGAAACTCAAGTTTGGCCTTACGAAGCACGTCCAACCGCTTATGAGTTTAAAACTTGTTTCTCTTGCTAA
- a CDS encoding U32 family peptidase — protein MLKRPELLSPAGNLTKLKIALEYGADAVYGSVASFSLRTRSAREFNLETFKEAIDYTHAKGKKFYATINAFPFNSQIEPLKRHLQTISAMKPDAFIIATPGVMSLAKAIAPDIEIHLSTQANVMNVLDAKIYHDMGAKRIVVAREMNLKDVIKIKEEIPTLDIEIFVHGSMCFAYSGRCLVSSVQSGRMSNRGSCANDCRFKYELYAKNEESGVLFRLEEDENGTHIMNSKDLCLISHIKEIVDSGVIDSLKIEGRTKSEYYAACTARAYKMAIDDALDDKFDAQIYENEINTLKNRGFTDGYLVHRPYERTDTQNHVSSLEEGTHQVNAISEDGEFFKCKYKIFPGNSYEIVAPIGSHIDDSENEISKVYSQDGKKFIKFKQLITKKGKVMSEIHSGNENEISLGIKLPKFSFLREKI, from the coding sequence GTGCTAAAAAGGCCTGAGCTTTTATCTCCAGCTGGAAATTTAACAAAACTTAAAATCGCCCTTGAGTATGGAGCCGACGCAGTTTATGGCTCTGTGGCTAGCTTTTCACTAAGGACTAGATCAGCAAGGGAGTTTAACCTTGAAACATTCAAGGAGGCGATAGACTACACACATGCAAAGGGAAAGAAATTTTATGCGACCATAAATGCTTTTCCTTTTAACTCTCAGATAGAGCCGCTAAAAAGGCACTTGCAAACCATCTCAGCGATGAAGCCAGATGCCTTTATCATCGCAACTCCAGGCGTTATGAGTCTAGCAAAAGCCATCGCTCCTGATATCGAGATACATCTCTCAACTCAGGCAAATGTTATGAACGTGCTTGATGCAAAAATTTATCACGATATGGGCGCAAAACGTATCGTCGTAGCACGCGAGATGAACTTGAAAGATGTCATAAAGATAAAAGAAGAAATTCCAACTCTTGACATTGAAATTTTTGTACATGGCTCGATGTGCTTTGCTTACTCTGGTAGGTGTTTGGTAAGCTCAGTGCAAAGCGGACGTATGTCAAATCGCGGCAGCTGTGCCAACGACTGCAGGTTTAAGTATGAACTTTACGCTAAAAACGAAGAGAGTGGCGTGCTTTTCCGCTTAGAAGAGGATGAAAACGGCACTCATATTATGAACTCAAAGGATCTTTGCCTCATCTCTCACATCAAAGAGATCGTTGATAGTGGCGTAATAGATAGCCTAAAAATAGAAGGTCGCACAAAGAGCGAGTACTATGCAGCCTGCACAGCAAGAGCCTACAAAATGGCGATAGATGATGCACTGGACGATAAATTTGACGCACAAATTTATGAAAATGAGATAAATACACTAAAAAATCGTGGCTTTACGGATGGCTACTTGGTGCATAGACCTTATGAACGAACCGATACACAAAATCACGTTAGCAGCCTAGAAGAAGGCACACATCAGGTAAATGCAATAAGCGAAGATGGTGAGTTTTTTAAGTGTAAATATAAAATTTTTCCAGGCAATAGCTACGAGATTGTGGCGCCTATCGGCTCACACATAGATGATAGCGAGAATGAAATCTCAAAGGTTTATTCACAAGATGGCAAGAAATTTATTAAATTTAAGCAGCTCATCACCAAAAAAGGTAAAGTTATGAGTGAAATTCATAGCGGCAATGAAAATGAGATAAGCCTTGGTATTAAGCTACCAAAATTTAGCTTTTTAAGGGAGAAAATATGA
- a CDS encoding chemotaxis protein: protein MTQEELDALMAGGLDDELDDTKEDAGQEVADVKEDTDEVTEVAEAIDTKDEPQSKSESNSKNAENYRVSADGVWPPPPPTEDHKMVHQLDDVTRDSEEKATQMFDKLETINNFFMDAESDSNSLKDTINSNIELFTTLSEKFPNIAAFSEALEKNNSLLGTIDNIIGNLQMGQDEIMMAMDMMQYQDIHRQKIERVINVMRALSKYMNTLFEGKIDDDKRVSSAVHIAGDTTTENLVSNDDIEALIESLGKK from the coding sequence ATGACCCAAGAGGAACTTGACGCACTTATGGCAGGTGGGCTAGATGATGAGTTAGATGATACTAAAGAAGATGCTGGCCAAGAGGTTGCGGACGTCAAAGAGGATACGGACGAGGTAACAGAAGTTGCAGAAGCAATCGATACTAAAGATGAGCCACAGTCAAAATCAGAAAGTAATTCAAAGAATGCGGAAAATTATAGAGTGAGTGCAGATGGCGTTTGGCCACCACCACCACCAACAGAAGACCACAAAATGGTTCATCAGCTTGATGACGTAACAAGAGATAGCGAAGAAAAAGCTACTCAGATGTTTGACAAGCTTGAGACGATAAATAACTTTTTTATGGACGCTGAGAGCGACTCAAATAGCCTAAAAGACACAATAAACTCAAATATTGAGCTATTTACGACACTAAGCGAGAAATTTCCAAATATCGCTGCATTTAGTGAGGCTTTGGAGAAAAACAACTCGCTTCTTGGCACGATCGATAATATCATCGGAAATTTACAAATGGGACAAGATGAGATCATGATGGCTATGGATATGATGCAGTATCAAGATATCCACAGACAAAAGATAGAGCGTGTTATCAACGTTATGAGAGCGCTAAGTAAATATATGAATACCTTATTTGAAGGTAAAATCGACGATGATAAGCGTGTTAGCTCTGCTGTTCACATCGCTGGTGATACAACGACTGAAAATCTTGTCAGCAACGACGATATCGAAGCCTTGATAGAAAGTTTGGGTAAAAAATAG
- a CDS encoding DUF3972 domain-containing protein, with the protein MQTYLGVDEFCKLVHLEREVIEDMINRGVLKTKEENGEILIEASEGTMSVVPSVSQNLSLQPQGQDGISFVEKTIGTILNLHEKVLDAKDETLETLRNENKFLKEALISMQELYDEDRKTVETLTKQLKISQDEVEFLKRKYKLMWNQAVENFNGQK; encoded by the coding sequence GTGCAGACCTATCTTGGAGTTGATGAATTTTGCAAACTTGTGCACTTGGAGCGTGAAGTTATCGAAGATATGATAAATCGTGGCGTTTTGAAAACCAAAGAGGAAAATGGAGAAATTTTGATAGAAGCGAGCGAAGGAACGATGAGCGTGGTGCCTAGTGTTTCACAAAATTTATCCTTGCAGCCGCAAGGCCAAGATGGTATCAGCTTTGTTGAAAAGACGATTGGAACGATATTAAATTTACACGAAAAGGTGCTTGACGCAAAGGATGAAACGCTAGAGACCTTAAGAAATGAGAATAAATTTTTAAAAGAGGCGCTCATTTCGATGCAAGAGCTCTATGATGAAGATAGAAAAACGGTCGAGACGCTTACAAAACAGCTTAAAATTTCACAAGATGAAGTTGAATTTTTAAAACGAAAATACAAGCTAATGTGGAACCAAGCGGTTGAAAATTTTAATGGACAAAAGTAG
- a CDS encoding heavy metal translocating P-type ATPase yields MPQSRCAHCRLKFDESVMISNESGLKFCCVGCKGVYEILNENGLSEFYERLGKNTLTPASNGANIKNLAANFSELVTKEGEFSQISFLIDGITCSACIWLLEKALFSLPGVLEVNINSLNQKAVIVFDEQELLIEQIIEKIYAVGYVPKPYATSQKEDELAKKRRNFYTKALVGIFATMNIMWLAIAQYSGYFSGIRGDIKDILSFAQFVLATPVLFYTGSEFFKGAKIAIKNASPNMDLLVITGASITYIYSIYAMFTRSSESYFDSVAMIITFVFIGKFLEILGKKKALETSNFLNDMLLTKVCILEDDKDVLKEPRDVNLGEKIVLRSGERALLDGVVLSGEASVDSSSLTGESLPVTLGVGQEVKSGVICQNGQIIYESKKIFKNSYLNQLINLLQTAELKKPNIELVVNKIASKFSLSVLTLAFFTFWFWYFKFGFSEAIVTAVSVIVIACPCALALATPVSSVCALGVAFKNRVLFKEAKFFESLAKCDVAVFDKTGTLTKAEFEVSDFFIKESISLDEIYSLALISNHQISVAVAKFLKQKGARKIELKNTNLSVAKGVEAEISGKKFYAGSKRFLVENGIGFDEAEENVSFFVGLNGELVAKFYLKDSVKPEAKTLIDELKSAGMKVCILSGDVQKVVKNVADELGVSEFRAEMLPETKAKFISELKEQGKKVLMVGDGINDAAALSLAHVAICMGSGAAISLERSDVVLLDDSLKSQAKAIKISKFTYKTIKQNLLFCLLYNVLALPFAVCGYVIPLFAALFMSLSSLSVILNSLYIVRKFKEK; encoded by the coding sequence ATGCCACAAAGTAGATGTGCTCATTGTAGATTAAAATTTGATGAAAGCGTGATGATCTCAAATGAAAGTGGACTTAAATTTTGCTGTGTTGGTTGCAAAGGTGTTTATGAAATTTTAAATGAAAATGGGCTTAGTGAGTTTTATGAACGTCTTGGTAAAAATACACTTACACCGGCAAGCAACGGTGCAAATATCAAAAATTTAGCGGCAAATTTTAGCGAGCTTGTGACAAAAGAGGGTGAGTTTAGTCAAATTTCATTTTTAATCGATGGTATCACTTGCTCAGCTTGCATCTGGCTACTTGAAAAGGCACTTTTTAGCTTACCTGGCGTCTTGGAGGTAAATATCAACTCGCTTAATCAAAAAGCGGTCATTGTTTTTGATGAGCAGGAGCTTTTAATAGAGCAAATAATTGAAAAAATTTATGCCGTTGGCTACGTCCCAAAGCCATATGCTACGAGTCAAAAAGAGGACGAACTAGCTAAGAAAAGAAGAAATTTTTACACAAAAGCGCTAGTTGGTATCTTTGCTACGATGAATATTATGTGGCTGGCCATTGCTCAGTATAGCGGGTATTTTAGTGGTATAAGAGGCGATATAAAAGATATTTTAAGCTTTGCGCAGTTTGTATTAGCAACGCCTGTACTTTTTTATACTGGTAGCGAGTTTTTTAAAGGAGCAAAGATAGCCATAAAAAACGCTTCGCCAAATATGGATTTGCTCGTTATTACCGGAGCTAGCATAACATATATCTACTCGATTTATGCGATGTTTACGAGGAGTAGCGAGAGCTATTTTGACTCGGTTGCGATGATCATTACCTTTGTTTTTATCGGTAAATTTTTAGAAATTTTGGGCAAGAAAAAGGCGCTTGAGACTTCAAATTTCTTAAATGATATGCTGCTTACAAAGGTATGCATTTTAGAGGATGACAAGGATGTTTTAAAAGAGCCAAGAGATGTAAATTTGGGCGAAAAGATCGTGCTAAGATCTGGCGAGAGGGCGCTACTTGATGGAGTAGTGCTTAGTGGTGAGGCAAGTGTGGATAGCTCAAGTCTAACTGGAGAGAGCCTGCCTGTGACCTTGGGAGTGGGGCAAGAGGTGAAAAGTGGCGTCATTTGTCAAAATGGACAAATCATCTATGAATCAAAGAAAATTTTTAAAAATTCTTATCTAAATCAGCTTATAAATTTGCTCCAAACTGCTGAGCTAAAAAAGCCAAATATCGAGCTTGTAGTCAATAAAATCGCTTCTAAATTTTCTCTTAGCGTGCTAACTTTGGCATTTTTTACATTTTGGTTTTGGTACTTTAAATTTGGCTTTTCAGAAGCTATTGTCACGGCTGTTAGCGTCATCGTGATCGCTTGCCCTTGTGCGCTTGCGCTTGCCACGCCAGTTAGTAGTGTCTGTGCCCTTGGTGTGGCCTTTAAAAATAGAGTGCTTTTTAAGGAGGCTAAATTTTTTGAAAGCCTTGCAAAGTGCGATGTAGCGGTCTTTGATAAGACTGGCACGCTCACAAAGGCAGAATTTGAAGTTAGTGATTTTTTCATAAAAGAGAGCATAAGCTTAGATGAAATTTATTCGCTGGCTCTTATATCAAATCATCAAATAAGCGTGGCAGTGGCTAAATTTTTAAAGCAAAAAGGCGCAAGGAAAATAGAGCTTAAAAATACAAATTTAAGTGTGGCAAAGGGTGTTGAGGCTGAAATTTCAGGTAAGAAATTTTATGCAGGAAGTAAGCGATTTTTAGTTGAAAATGGTATTGGCTTTGATGAAGCTGAAGAAAATGTAAGCTTTTTTGTGGGGCTTAATGGTGAGTTAGTGGCGAAATTTTACCTAAAAGATAGTGTAAAGCCCGAGGCAAAGACCTTGATAGACGAGCTAAAGAGCGCTGGCATGAAAGTGTGTATCTTAAGTGGCGACGTGCAAAAAGTGGTAAAAAATGTGGCAGATGAGCTTGGCGTGAGTGAGTTTAGAGCAGAGATGTTGCCTGAAACGAAAGCTAAATTTATAAGCGAACTAAAAGAGCAGGGCAAAAAGGTGCTAATGGTAGGGGACGGCATAAACGACGCAGCAGCACTTAGCCTTGCTCATGTTGCCATTTGCATGGGAAGTGGGGCGGCAATAAGCTTAGAAAGAAGCGATGTGGTGCTGCTTGATGATAGTTTAAAAAGTCAAGCAAAGGCCATAAAAATCTCAAAATTTACTTACAAAACGATAAAGCAAAATTTGCTCTTTTGTCTTCTTTATAATGTTCTTGCTCTGCCATTTGCCGTATGTGGCTACGTCATTCCGCTATTTGCTGCACTTTTTATGTCGCTTAGCTCGCTAAGTGTTATCTTAAACTCGCTTTATATTGTTAGAAAATTTAAGGAAAAATAA
- a CDS encoding DNA polymerase III subunit gamma/tau, translated as MQALALKYRPKNFDELIGQEAVSKSLIHALDEGRISHAYLFSGLRGSGKTSSARIFSKALVCEKGPTSKPCEVCPQCIMANESRHMDIIEMDAASHRKIDDIRELIEQTKYAPAMARYKIFIIDEVHMLTKEAFNALLKTLEEPPSYVKFILATTDPLKLPTTVLSRTQHFRFKQINRYSIIKHLEFILSKEGISYEKEALEILARSGGGSLRDTLTLLDQAIIYGANNVTANGVASMLGLLDPEKIEDIITHVLNHDKNAIRVLVSELESYDPEMIIDEILANLKQKFIENDSKISLLVYERFFRILAQAKGMLNVSSDNGFVLMLMLFMMIEALNLQDIDDAINEVISKNSENSTQITEVITQKSQVAPAKMQGPYELFLTKIYDRNYDLGEFFKEFVEFSFFNNNELGLIVNAKDENLEYFKKNWKILNEILRTLFGQNAKIVNAKSDEQKVQTKTPKASLENNEKSELDELDEEISRLNANNIETKNEPKTEIKSELQNEKNNFALMLNKEPKTPEELQRQREQGVLKEANRLFGEPTIES; from the coding sequence TTGCAAGCACTAGCTTTAAAATATCGCCCTAAAAATTTTGATGAACTTATCGGTCAAGAAGCAGTTAGTAAAAGTCTTATACACGCACTTGACGAGGGTCGCATAAGCCACGCATATCTATTTTCTGGGCTTAGAGGCAGTGGTAAAACTTCAAGTGCCAGGATATTTTCAAAAGCTTTAGTGTGCGAAAAAGGACCTACTTCAAAACCATGTGAAGTATGCCCACAATGCATCATGGCAAATGAGTCAAGGCATATGGACATCATCGAAATGGACGCTGCTAGCCACAGAAAGATAGATGATATAAGAGAGCTAATAGAGCAAACAAAATATGCTCCAGCAATGGCAAGATATAAAATTTTTATAATTGACGAAGTGCATATGCTAACCAAAGAGGCATTTAACGCTCTTTTAAAAACGCTTGAAGAGCCACCAAGCTATGTAAAATTTATCCTAGCGACGACCGATCCATTAAAACTCCCAACAACGGTGCTTTCAAGAACGCAGCATTTTAGGTTTAAGCAAATAAACAGATACAGCATCATTAAACATCTTGAGTTTATTTTAAGCAAAGAAGGCATTAGCTACGAAAAAGAGGCACTTGAAATTTTAGCAAGAAGTGGCGGAGGATCGCTAAGAGATACTTTGACACTTCTTGATCAAGCTATCATTTACGGGGCAAATAATGTCACGGCAAATGGCGTAGCATCGATGTTAGGACTTCTTGATCCAGAAAAGATCGAAGATATAATAACTCATGTTTTAAATCATGATAAAAATGCCATTAGAGTGCTTGTGAGCGAACTTGAAAGCTACGATCCTGAGATGATAATAGATGAAATTTTGGCAAATTTAAAGCAAAAATTTATAGAAAACGACTCAAAAATTTCGCTACTTGTTTATGAGAGATTTTTTAGGATTTTGGCACAAGCTAAAGGTATGCTAAATGTAAGTAGCGATAATGGCTTTGTGCTAATGCTAATGCTTTTTATGATGATAGAAGCGCTAAATTTACAAGATATCGATGACGCTATAAATGAAGTGATCTCAAAAAATAGCGAAAATTCCACACAAATCACAGAAGTCATCACTCAAAAAAGCCAAGTAGCTCCTGCTAAAATGCAAGGTCCATACGAACTCTTTTTAACAAAAATTTATGATAGAAATTACGATCTTGGCGAGTTTTTTAAAGAATTTGTAGAATTTAGCTTCTTTAATAACAATGAGCTTGGACTGATAGTAAATGCAAAAGATGAAAATCTTGAATATTTCAAGAAAAATTGGAAAATTTTAAATGAGATATTGCGTACGCTTTTTGGACAAAATGCAAAAATAGTAAATGCAAAGAGTGATGAGCAAAAAGTACAAACTAAGACGCCTAAAGCCTCTTTAGAAAATAATGAAAAAAGCGAACTAGACGAGCTTGATGAGGAAATTTCAAGACTAAATGCAAATAACATTGAAACTAAAAATGAGCCAAAAACCGAGATAAAAAGCGAGCTGCAAAACGAGAAAAATAACTTTGCTTTGATGCTAAATAAAGAGCCAAAAACACCAGAAGAGCTTCAAAGACAAAGAGAACAAGGGGTTCTAAAAGAGGCCAATAGACTTTTTGGGGAGCCAACGATTGAGAGCTAA
- a CDS encoding GyrI-like domain-containing protein, with amino-acid sequence MKIINLEDSFEIYGVKTRTKNEDEIGGKGKIPALWSKFMSKYYDGKSEIYSVYCNYESDLNGHYDNFIGIRSSHKSDEILEIKSGKYAVFSFAREPQNVAKFWDEIWKYFESSELKRAYKTDFELYDSDEIKIYISILG; translated from the coding sequence ATGAAGATTATAAATTTAGAGGATAGTTTTGAAATTTACGGAGTAAAAACTCGCACTAAAAATGAAGATGAGATAGGTGGCAAGGGTAAAATTCCAGCTTTATGGTCTAAATTTATGAGTAAATACTATGACGGCAAGAGTGAAATTTATAGCGTTTACTGCAACTACGAAAGCGATCTTAATGGACATTACGATAACTTCATCGGCATAAGATCAAGCCACAAAAGTGATGAAATTTTAGAGATAAAAAGTGGCAAATATGCCGTTTTTAGTTTTGCAAGGGAGCCGCAAAATGTTGCAAAATTTTGGGATGAAATTTGGAAATATTTTGAAAGTAGCGAGCTAAAAAGAGCCTATAAAACGGATTTTGAGCTTTACGACAGCGACGAGATAAAAATTTATATTTCTATTTTAGGTTAG